A region of Deltaproteobacteria bacterium DNA encodes the following proteins:
- a CDS encoding ABC transporter permease, translated as MIVFLIRRTVHSILVIVAVLFIVSILVRVIPGDPVDVIMAGNPGITEAQKDELRRQLGLKDPILVQFFRYVQGAVRGDLGVSLRYRTSSATLVMERLPATIELTLFSMAIAVIIAVPLGIITALRQDSALDYGGTVFAIIGVSTPNFLLGILLILVFSVELGILPASGQADPILTALGKLVTGRGSESLLKSLEHLILPGIALGMSVAGANVRMIRSAMLDVIRTDYVRFAKAKGLPGRIVFVKHAFRNALIPTVTILGIQLGQLLGGTFVLENVFAWPGIGRLAVQAIFWRDYPLVQTVVLVAAAMFVIINFLVDIIYHYIDPRIRYE; from the coding sequence ATGATCGTTTTTCTCATCAGAAGGACGGTCCACTCCATCCTGGTCATAGTGGCCGTTCTGTTCATCGTGTCCATTCTGGTCAGAGTCATCCCGGGTGACCCGGTCGATGTGATCATGGCGGGCAATCCAGGGATTACCGAGGCCCAGAAGGACGAACTGCGCCGACAGCTCGGCCTCAAGGATCCCATCCTCGTTCAGTTCTTCAGATATGTGCAAGGGGCAGTCCGAGGCGACCTCGGCGTGTCGCTCCGCTACAGGACCTCCTCTGCGACCCTGGTGATGGAGAGGCTGCCGGCTACGATCGAGCTGACTCTCTTCTCCATGGCTATTGCGGTAATCATAGCCGTCCCCCTTGGAATCATAACGGCCTTGAGGCAGGACAGTGCCCTGGACTACGGCGGCACCGTCTTCGCCATCATCGGTGTGTCGACTCCGAATTTCCTGCTGGGTATTCTGCTCATTCTGGTCTTCTCCGTGGAGTTGGGTATTCTGCCGGCTTCAGGTCAGGCAGACCCGATCCTCACGGCTCTGGGCAAGCTCGTAACTGGCCGGGGCTCTGAGTCTCTCCTGAAAAGCCTGGAGCACCTGATTCTGCCGGGTATCGCCCTGGGCATGTCCGTAGCAGGGGCGAATGTGAGAATGATCAGATCTGCGATGCTTGACGTGATTCGTACCGACTATGTCCGGTTTGCCAAGGCAAAGGGACTGCCGGGAAGGATCGTCTTTGTCAAACATGCTTTCAGAAATGCGCTCATCCCGACGGTTACGATTCTTGGGATCCAGCTCGGGCAACTGCTGGGGGGCACCTTTGTGCTTGAGAATGTGTTTGCCTGGCCGGGGATAGGAAGGCTTGCGGTGCAGGCTATCTTTTGGAGAGACTATCCGCTCGTACAGACCGTTGTACTCGTCGCGGCCGCCATGTTTGTGATAATCAATTTTCTTGTCGACATCATCTATCACTACATCGACCCGCGCATCAGGTATGAATAA
- a CDS encoding twin-arginine translocation signal domain-containing protein — MDKRERKKNSFEEQTYEFARQWARGIGRREFLKYAGVSAGAAALGPYLSAGTRGRVPVAEAAGTPKRGGVIKIGRISDSDTLDPQKTTLLAAHEIMTQIYDPLIYLDAAGKVFPALAKSWEFSNDNKTVTFKLEQGVRFHDGSPFNAAVMKWTVERQLAKETASPTAWMLGPIESVQVIDEYTVAYNYKEPFVPLWVGLSYSYCAPISKTAVEKLGDDFGRNPVGTGPFRFVSWEPDKGITLKRYEDHRVASPYFRNRGAPYLDGAQFIVIPEDATRLSALRSGDIDMIAGSDAVPIDKIQALQRTKGIQVETAPQVGLVYAYINTTYGPLGDKRVRKAINFAVDKQKMIKLVLGGNAQPAYSPVASAYSSVYYADVRKIGYDYDLQKAKALMKEAGQEAGFKMDFLLLDGPIFRRIGEVVKEDLSKINIDVRLQSLPVAELFAKGPEKASGMYFFWYTYSDPDIVYQMLHSGESICWSFHENPELDRLIEKQRVEFDPEKRKRIFHRIQEIAVDEAYWLYLYEGKYIGAMRDYVHGVWFDPLGFIHLQDMWMDKA; from the coding sequence ATGGACAAGAGAGAAAGGAAAAAGAACTCCTTTGAGGAACAGACCTACGAGTTTGCCCGGCAATGGGCAAGGGGAATAGGCAGAAGGGAGTTTCTCAAGTACGCGGGTGTGAGTGCAGGAGCGGCAGCCTTGGGGCCCTATCTGTCTGCGGGCACCAGAGGGAGGGTTCCTGTGGCCGAAGCGGCGGGGACTCCAAAGAGGGGTGGTGTGATCAAGATCGGACGGATCTCCGATTCCGACACGCTCGATCCCCAAAAGACGACGTTGCTGGCCGCTCATGAGATAATGACCCAGATCTACGACCCGCTTATCTACCTCGATGCTGCAGGCAAGGTCTTCCCGGCTTTGGCCAAATCGTGGGAATTTTCCAACGATAACAAGACCGTTACGTTCAAACTGGAACAGGGTGTGAGGTTCCACGATGGAAGCCCCTTCAACGCCGCGGTCATGAAGTGGACGGTGGAGCGGCAGCTTGCCAAGGAGACTGCATCTCCGACAGCCTGGATGCTGGGTCCTATCGAATCGGTTCAGGTTATCGATGAGTACACGGTTGCATACAACTACAAGGAACCCTTTGTACCGCTTTGGGTCGGGCTCAGCTACTCCTACTGCGCTCCCATCAGCAAGACGGCCGTGGAGAAGCTCGGCGACGATTTCGGTCGCAATCCCGTGGGGACCGGGCCATTCAGATTCGTCTCCTGGGAGCCGGACAAGGGCATCACTCTAAAGAGGTACGAAGATCACAGAGTGGCCAGCCCATATTTCAGAAACAGAGGAGCCCCTTATCTGGACGGAGCCCAGTTTATCGTTATCCCTGAAGACGCGACCCGTCTATCTGCGCTTCGATCAGGTGACATCGATATGATTGCAGGGAGCGATGCCGTTCCGATCGACAAGATCCAGGCACTCCAGAGGACAAAGGGCATACAGGTCGAGACGGCTCCCCAAGTCGGCTTGGTCTACGCGTATATCAACACGACCTACGGTCCTCTTGGGGACAAGAGGGTAAGGAAGGCCATCAATTTTGCCGTGGACAAGCAGAAGATGATCAAGCTGGTCCTGGGGGGCAACGCCCAGCCGGCCTACAGCCCGGTGGCATCGGCCTACTCGTCGGTCTACTATGCCGATGTAAGGAAGATCGGGTACGACTATGATCTCCAAAAGGCAAAGGCCCTGATGAAGGAGGCCGGCCAGGAGGCGGGGTTCAAGATGGATTTCCTGCTGCTGGACGGCCCTATTTTCAGGCGAATCGGTGAGGTCGTGAAGGAGGATTTGAGCAAGATCAACATTGATGTGCGGCTCCAGTCGCTCCCGGTTGCGGAGCTGTTCGCCAAGGGGCCGGAAAAGGCCTCTGGGATGTATTTCTTCTGGTACACCTACAGCGATCCGGACATCGTCTATCAGATGCTGCACTCGGGCGAATCTATCTGCTGGTCGTTCCATGAGAACCCTGAACTGGACCGACTCATCGAGAAGCAGCGTGTGGAGTTCGATCCTGAAAAACGGAAGAGGATTTTCCATAGGATTCAGGAGATCGCCGTTGACGAGGCGTACTGGCTATACCTCTATGAGGGCAAGTACATCGGCGCAATGCGAGATTATGTGCATGGTGTGTGGTTCGATCCACTGGGCTTCATCCATCTCCAGGACATGTGGATGGACAAAGCGTAG
- the tdh gene encoding L-threonine 3-dehydrogenase has product MKAIVKARPEPGGLEFRDVPVPEPGFGEVLLKNRAVAICGTDLHIYNWDAWSQKRVKIPTILGHEFAADVVGVGQGVKHVKEGQYVSGEGHLVCGFCDNCRTGKGHVCYNWKGLGYDVDGAFREYFVMPEVNIWENDPETPAASAAIQDPLGNAVHTVFCADCVGKTVAVYGLGAVGLLAVATLKAIGAAEIFAFGRRNEYRLDLARKLGAHHVIKTAETDPVDYIKSHTGGVGVDVAMEIAGTTDAILAAIRSVKMGGDVVLLGIPNKEVPVDFAADVVFRAVSIHGITGRRIWDTWFKMKGLLKSGSLNIGPVITHRFPFDEYERGFELMKTGNCGKVVLEL; this is encoded by the coding sequence GTGAAGGCCATAGTGAAGGCGAGACCAGAGCCAGGAGGGCTGGAGTTTCGAGACGTGCCGGTCCCGGAGCCCGGCTTCGGCGAGGTGCTTCTTAAGAACAGGGCTGTAGCGATCTGCGGCACGGATCTCCACATCTACAACTGGGACGCCTGGTCCCAGAAGAGGGTGAAGATTCCGACTATCCTGGGCCATGAGTTTGCGGCCGACGTGGTCGGAGTCGGGCAGGGGGTCAAACACGTCAAAGAAGGCCAGTATGTTTCAGGCGAAGGCCATCTCGTCTGCGGCTTCTGCGACAACTGCCGGACCGGCAAGGGCCATGTCTGCTACAACTGGAAGGGGCTGGGTTACGACGTGGACGGGGCGTTTCGCGAGTACTTCGTGATGCCCGAGGTGAACATCTGGGAGAACGATCCTGAGACGCCGGCAGCCTCTGCGGCTATCCAGGATCCTCTGGGCAATGCCGTCCACACGGTCTTTTGTGCCGACTGTGTGGGAAAGACGGTAGCTGTCTATGGCCTGGGGGCGGTGGGGCTCTTGGCCGTGGCGACCCTCAAGGCCATCGGGGCTGCCGAGATCTTCGCCTTCGGGCGGCGGAACGAGTACCGCCTGGACCTGGCCCGGAAGTTAGGAGCCCACCACGTGATAAAGACGGCGGAGACCGATCCGGTGGACTATATCAAGTCGCACACAGGGGGTGTCGGGGTGGACGTGGCGATGGAGATCGCGGGTACGACGGACGCGATCCTGGCAGCCATCCGATCGGTCAAGATGGGTGGAGACGTGGTCTTGCTGGGTATTCCAAACAAGGAGGTTCCTGTAGATTTTGCAGCCGACGTGGTCTTTCGTGCCGTATCGATCCACGGAATCACGGGCCGCCGGATCTGGGACACATGGTTCAAGATGAAGGGCCTTCTCAAGTCGGGCAGCCTCAACATAGGGCCTGTGATCACCCATCGATTCCCCTTTGACGAGTATGAGAGGGGATTCGAACTGATGAAGACCGGCAACTGTGGAAAAGTGGTGCTGGAGCTCTAA
- a CDS encoding ABC transporter permease: MADSRKATGIDRDRGPLWRLPKRRVSFSRDYLGELRRSKKGMTGAVLLAAAVMVAIFAPWIAPYSPAEQSVESQFAPPVFLSGGSSAHIFGADNLGRDTFSRTVYGTRISLGVGFIVIVAAVSVGAVIGAISGYFGGVVDSIIMRIGDFQLSFPMILVAIVVMAILGPGFWSMVIALVIAIWVNYARLVRGETLKLRELEYVLAAKAIGVGSFKIIRGHILPNALPAIIVLGTLDIAWVIIFEAALSFLGLGIQPPTPSWGVMLSEARNFLYESPWMTIFPGAALFVTCVGVNLLGDWLRDTFDPKLFKL; this comes from the coding sequence ATGGCTGACTCCAGGAAGGCGACTGGGATTGACCGTGACAGGGGGCCGCTATGGAGGCTGCCAAAGAGGCGTGTCTCATTCTCCCGCGATTACTTGGGAGAACTGAGAAGAAGCAAGAAGGGAATGACCGGGGCCGTCCTGCTGGCAGCGGCGGTAATGGTAGCGATCTTTGCGCCGTGGATCGCGCCGTACAGTCCGGCCGAGCAGTCTGTTGAAAGCCAGTTCGCTCCACCGGTATTCTTGTCGGGCGGAAGTTCGGCTCACATATTTGGCGCCGACAACCTCGGAAGAGACACGTTCAGTCGCACGGTGTACGGTACCAGGATCTCCCTGGGTGTGGGCTTTATCGTCATCGTCGCAGCGGTCTCTGTTGGAGCCGTGATAGGAGCTATCTCCGGCTACTTTGGAGGAGTCGTGGATAGTATCATCATGCGCATCGGCGACTTCCAACTCTCCTTTCCCATGATTCTGGTCGCCATCGTGGTCATGGCGATTCTCGGCCCGGGATTCTGGAGCATGGTGATCGCCCTGGTCATTGCCATTTGGGTGAACTACGCGCGCCTCGTGCGTGGTGAGACACTGAAACTGAGGGAACTTGAATACGTGCTGGCCGCCAAGGCCATTGGGGTCGGGAGTTTCAAGATCATACGGGGGCACATTCTTCCCAATGCCCTGCCGGCCATCATCGTGCTCGGCACCCTGGACATTGCGTGGGTGATCATTTTCGAGGCCGCACTGAGTTTTCTCGGCCTGGGAATCCAGCCTCCCACGCCGTCTTGGGGGGTCATGTTGAGTGAAGCCAGAAACTTCCTCTATGAAAGCCCCTGGATGACCATATTCCCCGGAGCCGCCCTTTTTGTAACATGCGTCGGGGTGAACCTCCTGGGCGACTGGCTCCGCGACACCTTTGATCCGAAATTGTTCAAGCTGTGA
- a CDS encoding ATP-NAD kinase family protein, producing the protein MKKVGVIVNPVAGMGGRVGLKGSDGIDTLRKARELGAVPESPRRAVDALKIVSTIKNRIEVITYPHEMGEDESRECGFCPTVIGSIRSGETTPEDTETAAREMAGAGVDLILFAGGDGTARIIYNAVGDKIAVLGIPAGVKIHSAVYAVTPRHAGEVAVRFLQGGLQRVRESEVMDVDEEAFREDQISARLYGYLKVPEERRFVQRAKSGGIHCERETLQGIAAGVIDGMEEDCFYIIGPGTTTRAIMEALGIRNTLLGVDVILNKQLVAGDVSEGRLLDLIQGKRSKIVVTIIGGQGHIFGRGNQQISSRVIREVGKDRIIVIATKEKIASLYGRPLLVDTGDEDLNRMLSGYMRVTTGFGECVMYKVGYG; encoded by the coding sequence ATGAAAAAGGTCGGTGTTATAGTCAACCCAGTCGCTGGGATGGGCGGGAGAGTGGGCCTCAAGGGGAGCGATGGAATCGACACTCTGAGGAAGGCCAGAGAACTCGGCGCGGTGCCCGAATCCCCTCGGAGAGCGGTAGATGCCCTGAAGATTGTCTCCACGATCAAGAACCGGATCGAAGTGATTACCTATCCCCATGAGATGGGGGAAGATGAATCCCGCGAGTGTGGCTTTTGTCCTACCGTGATTGGATCCATAAGGAGTGGCGAGACGACCCCGGAGGATACTGAGACTGCGGCCCGTGAGATGGCGGGTGCGGGTGTGGATCTGATACTTTTTGCTGGAGGGGATGGGACGGCCAGAATCATCTACAATGCGGTTGGGGATAAAATAGCGGTCCTGGGTATACCAGCAGGGGTGAAGATACACTCCGCGGTCTATGCCGTCACCCCCCGGCATGCAGGAGAAGTGGCGGTCAGGTTCTTGCAAGGTGGGTTGCAACGGGTCCGCGAATCAGAGGTCATGGACGTGGATGAGGAGGCTTTCCGGGAAGATCAGATCAGCGCTAGGTTGTACGGTTACCTCAAGGTGCCTGAAGAGCGACGGTTTGTTCAACGTGCCAAATCCGGAGGCATCCACTGCGAGAGGGAGACTCTCCAGGGTATTGCGGCTGGTGTCATAGACGGCATGGAGGAGGACTGCTTCTATATCATCGGACCGGGTACGACGACCAGGGCGATCATGGAGGCTCTGGGAATCAGAAACACCCTGCTGGGTGTGGACGTCATACTGAACAAGCAATTGGTTGCCGGTGACGTGAGTGAGGGCAGACTGCTGGATCTGATCCAAGGGAAGAGGTCGAAGATCGTGGTGACGATCATAGGGGGACAGGGACATATCTTCGGGAGAGGCAATCAGCAGATAAGTTCCCGCGTGATCCGGGAGGTGGGAAAGGACAGGATCATCGTTATCGCTACCAAGGAGAAGATCGCCTCCCTGTATGGGAGGCCTTTACTCGTCGACACTGGTGATGAGGATCTGAACCGCATGCTCAGCGGCTACATGAGGGTGACGACTGGATTCGGCGAGTGTGTGATGTACAAGGTGGGATACGGTTGA